A genomic region of Aspergillus oryzae RIB40 DNA, chromosome 1 contains the following coding sequences:
- a CDS encoding uncharacterized protein (predicted protein), with product MAQIYRRFLHWAKGVFHSGTDQNENTIEGEIHWSRAIRHYMIRVGIRPTSCRESEKLWRLALNESGDKPDSLNDGPLALSITPPDIAVIRGRLDAILFSRLSAAIKEEINALKHTSLGDAPGAGNTLYLDCLLKVSTPHSIKGEHFIPEHDVDNILWYGDRDKLDTNLVITRKEIPLDSQDRSPLPSMILIHRTREFVGRKSEIFGICTDSYQWNFMHINKKRQVSESHSSYKPDVHASRSPVYPCTGCMISTKLKSWFATLSARQLSFIEKQLEVRGS from the exons ATGGCACAGATCTACCGTCGGTTCCTGCACTGGGCAAAGGGTGTATTCCATTCTGGCACCGATCAGAATGAAAATACGATTGAAGGGGAGATTCACTGGAGCAGAGCCATTCGCCATTATATGATCCGTGTAGGAATACGCCCCACGAGCTGCCGAGAGTCAGAGAAGCTGTGGCGCCTAGCCCTCAATGAGAGCGGAGATAAGCCTGACAGCCTGA ATGACGGCCCATTGGCGCTAAGCATCACACCCCCGGATATTGCTGTCATACGTGGTCGGTTAGACGCTATTCTCTTCTCAAGGCTGTCCGCTGCAATAAAGGAAGAAATCAACGCTCTCAAACACACCAGCTTAGGTGATGCACCAGGTGCTGGCAACACTTTGTATTTAGATTGTCTGCTGAAGGTTTCTACGCCACATAGCATCAAGGGGGAACATTTTATTCCGGAGCATGATGTTGACAACATCCTATGGTATGGTGACCGCGATAAACTGGACACCAACCTAGTGATTACTCGCAAGGAGATTCCCTTGGATTCTCAAGATCGCTCGCCACTGCCGTCCATGA TTTTGATTCACCGCACTCGCGAATTTGTCGGCCGCAAGAGTGAGATTTTTGGTATCTGTACCGATAGCTATCAGTGGAATTTCAtgcacatcaacaagaagcGCCAGGTAAGCGAGTCCCATTCTTCGTATAAACCAGACGTTCATGCTTCCAGGTCTCCCGTTTATCCCTGTACTGGTTGCATGATCAGCACCAAATTGAAAAGCTGGTTCGCCACATTATCCGCCAGGCAGCTATCCTTCATCGAAAAGCAGTTGGAAGTTAGAGGTTCTTGA
- a CDS encoding GMC family oxidoreductase (choline dehydrogenase and related flavoproteins), whose translation MGRVDEFAAHEFDYLIVGGGTAGLVLAARLSERPDIVVGVVEAGPAAFDEKAINIPGLYGSTIGSQYDWQFETVPQPGLSGRKLPWPRGKVLGGTSALNFMAWNRGNREDYDAWEELGNAGWGWDDLLPYFQRSETFHPPDATHQKQYYSYYQEETHGTTGPLQTTHIQSYGPAHQFWHATLNAVGVDTSPDSLDGSNTGAWNMICTVDPISQTRSYSAIAYYQPIAARPNLVLLTEAMVTKVLIEKDGHSDRWVATGVDILCDNKQKEVYAAREVILSAGSVQSPQLLELSGVGNTEVLRSAGIPVKIENPNVGENLQEHMMTATIFEISPEIPTRDEVLQDSALQEAASREYEGSKSGPWTILPCSIAYCSLSQIIGQEELEGLRSRAESLAKQTGKKRDEILARQFREDANLGQLEYLFDVGNWSPYFTSEVGKKYGTMLMMLQYPWSRGSIHLPPKDPGTRATVHDKPIIDPRYFFGHGEVDLEIMKLGQRLTKRICATKPLSDIIRSRVFPPMSDSDTPGEMDEYDEFVRNYTITDWHPIGTCAMGGLEGEKSGVVDGRLRVYGITNLRVVDASIMPLQVSAHIQATVYAIAEKAADMIIEDLVRLR comes from the exons ATGGGTCGCGTCGACGAGTTTGCAGCCCATGAGTTTGATTATCTGATCGTCGGCGGAGGGACCGCAGGCTTAGTGTTAGCTGCACGTCTAAGCGAACGCCCTGACATCGTGGTCGGAGTAGTCGAAGCTGGTCCCGCAGCATTTGATGAGAAAGCAATCAACATCCCGGGTCTTTATGGTTCTACCATCGGGTCTCAGTATGACTGGCAGTTTGAGACCGTGCCTCAGCCAGGGCTATCAGGTCGGAAGCTACCGTGGCCTCGTGGCAAGGTACTTGGCGGTACCAGTGCCCTGAATTTCATGGCGTGGAATCGTGGGAACCGAGAGGATTATGACGCTTGGGAGGAATTAGGGAACGCAGGATGGGGCTGGGATGATCTTTT GCCTTACTTCCAACGTTCCGAGACTTTTCACCCTCCTGATGCCACTCACCAGAAGCAGTATTATTCTTACTACCAAGAGGAAACACACGGGACTACTGGCCCGCTTCAGACAACACATATTCAGAGCTATGGTCCAGCTCACCAGTTTTGGCACGCGACACTCAACGCGGTCGGCGTGGATACTAGTCCAGATAGTCTTGACGGATCAAATACAGGAGCATGGAACATGATTTGCACGGTGGATCCCATCAGCCAAACCCGGAGTTATTCGGCAATTGCCTACTATCAACCCATAGCAGCGCGACCAAATCTAGTACTGCTTACTGAGGCAATGGTGACAAAAGTACTAATCGAGAAAGATGGACACAGTGACCGGTGGGTCGCGACTGGAGTCGACATCCTCTGCGATAATAAGCAGAAAGAAGTCTATGCAGCAAGAGAGGTTATCCTCTCAGCTGGGAGTGTTCAGTCTCCACAGCTCCTGGAGCTATCTGGCGTGGGCAATACCGAGGTCCTGAGGTCTGCTGGAATCCCTGTCAAGATTGAAAATCCGAATGTCGGGGAAAACCTTCAGGAGCATATGA TGACGGCCACAATCTTCGAAATATCGCCCGAGATACCCACCCGGGATGAGGTCCTGCAGGATTCAGCACTTCAGGAAGCGGCCAGCCGTGAGTATGAAGGCTCTAAGTCCGGACCTTGGACTATCCTTCCTTGTTCAATCGCATATTGTTCATTGTCACAGATCATCGGGCAAGAGGAGCTGGAAGGCCTCCGATCGAGAGCGGAGTCACTGGCCAAACAGACTGGGAAAAAACGAGACGAGATCCTAGCTCGCCAATTCCGGGAGGATGCTAATTTGGGTCAGCTCGAATATCTCTTCGATGTCGGCAACTGGAGTCCATACTTCACATCCGAAGTGGGCAAGAAATATGGTACGATGCTTATGATGCTGCAATATCCCTGGTCCCGGGGGTCAATCCACTTGCCACCCAAGGACCCTGGCACCCGTGCGACTGTTCACGATAAGCCGATTATTGATCCACGGTACTTTTTCGGTCATGGGGAGGTAGACCTGGAGATTATGAAGCTTGGCCAGCGCTTGACGAAGCGAATCTGCGCAACGAAGCCACTTTCAGACATCATTCGCTCCCGGGTGTTCCCTCCGATGTCTGATTCGGACACACCAGGCGAAATGGACGAATACGACGAGTTTGTTCGGAACTATACCATCACTGACTGGCACC CGATTGGTACCTGCGCGATGGGAGGCTTAGAAGGCGAGAAGTCAGGCGTGGTCGATGGCCGTCTAAGAGTGTACGGTATAACTAACTTGCGTGTTGTCGACGCCAGCATCATGCCTCTCCAAGTCAGTGCGCATATTCAGGCGACGGTATATGCCATTGCGGAGAAAGCTGCTGATATGATAATCGAGGATCTGGTCCGACTGAGGTGA
- a CDS encoding acyl-CoA dehydrogenase family protein (acyl-CoA dehydrogenases), translating into MLKETFSKSKDGISTPTFLETIWRRRKDPLDFRLWGRPTRRGHLSYLRVLFFVYPESRTQISGLNRTQAMPPDPKLSLDNNTPWAEPAWYQTLDSPYYNQSHWKLRDNIRSYCDTHILPHALEWEEKGDVPREEALRYAQSGIPFDDVPAQYRPSHIPNLAGIPHNERDVFHLLVSVDELARVEGGVGIALGGASTIGIPPIIHHGTEEQKAKWLPGLFSWETSFCLGVTEPNGGSDVARIRTSAVKSADGRSYVVNGVKKWITGAPWATHMTTAVRTGPEGSGLHGISVLVIPLDSKGVIRQKIYNSGQNAGGSSFVDLEDVRVPVENFIGEENKGFPIVMKNFNKERYIMAIQCNRKSRTCLAMALSYAMTRKTFGKPLIHNQIIRRKLAELAHRVEAHWAWLEQLAFYITNAPLGWQSPQIASRIALLKVQGGQMLELASREAQQIFGGAGYQKGGAGATVEQISRDLRMMVVGGGSEEIIADLAVRQEISLLKEKGKL; encoded by the exons ATGCTTAAGGAGACATTTTCCAAATCAAAGGATGGAATCTCAACACCAACCTTTCTTGAAACGATCTGGAGACGGAGAAAAGACCCCCTTGACTTCCGTCTCTGGGGGCGTCCAACCCGGAGGGGGCATTTGTCCTATCTTCGC GTACTCTTCTTCGTATATCCGGAATCTCGCACACAAATTTCAGGTCTCAATCGTACTCAAGCTATGCCTCCTGATCCTAAACTCAGCCTGGACAACAATACGCCATGGGCCGAACCTGCGTGGTACCAAACATTAGACTCACCCTACTACAATCAGTCCCATTGGAAGCTTCGAGACAATATCAGAAGTTACTGTGATACACATATCCTCCCGCACGCTCttgaatgggaagagaaaggcgaTGTACCTCGAGAAGAAGCGCTGCGGTATGCCCAGTCGGGAATCCCTTTCGATGATGTGCCTGCACAGTATCGGCCCTCCCACATTCCTAATCTAGCCGGGATACCCCACAATGAGAGGGACGtgtttcatcttctcgtTTCTGTGGACGAACTGGCCAGAGTGGAAGGGGGTGTTGGCATTGCACTCGGTGGAGCATCAACGATCGGCATCCCTCCAatcatccaccatggcactgaagaacaaaaggcTAAGTGGCTTCCCGGGCTCTTTTCATGGGAAACCAGCTTCTGTCTCGGGGTGACCGAGCCCAACGGTGGGTCAGACGTCGCACGAATCAGGACGAGCGCTGTTAAGTCCGCTGACGGCAGGTCTTACGTTGTCAACGGCGTTAAGAAATGGATCACAGGTGCTCCCTGGGCTACGCATATGACAACGGCTGTTCGGACGGGGCCCGAAGGTTCAGGTCTGCATGGCATTTCTGTCCTTGTAATTCCACTAGACTCTAAGGGAGTCATACGTCAGAAGATCTATAACAGTGGGCAGAACGCTGGTGGATCATCATTTGTGGACCTGGAAGATGTCCGGGTCCCCGTGGAGAATTTCATaggagaggaaaataaaGGGTTCCCTATCGTTATGAAAAACTTCAACAAAGAACGATACATCATGGCCATCCAGTGTAATAGGAAAAGTCGAACCTGCCTTGCCATGGCTCTGTCGTACGCTATGACGCGCAAGACCTTTGGGAAGCCGCTGATTCACAATCAAATCATCCGTCGGAAACTGGCTGAACTGGCTCACCGGGTGGAGGCGCATTGGGCTTGGTTAGAACAGCTGGCGTTCTATATAACCAATGCACCCTTGGGTTGGCAGAGCCCCCAGATCGCCAGTCGTATTGCTTTGCTTAAAGTTCAGGGGGGCCAGATGCTTGAATTAGCCTCGCGGGAGGCCCAGCAGATATTTGGTGGCGCAGGATATCAGAAAGGCGGGGCCGGAGCGACCGTGGAGCAGATCAGTAGAGACCTACGAATGATG GTGGTGGGTGGCGGGAGTGAAGAAATCATCGCGGATCTCGCCGTACGCCAGGAGATTTCTTTgctgaaagaaaagggaaagctATAG
- a CDS encoding uncharacterized protein (predicted protein): MQPLPRVWPIPSGSTTPGSGSVHQVTRYSSSRHKYRFTNKHIYKTLLDFVLSSASYLTEPYVFLFCFTMSDDGSHHFSNEQGWRMDDADKIPIEEYSHTVIDLENEVNRVMTEVNTNPSLA; this comes from the exons ATGCAGCCGCTGCCTAGAGTGTGGCCGATCCCTTCAGGCAGCACCACCCCTGGTTCAGGCAGTGTCCATCAAGTGACCCGGTATTCATCTTCACGTCATAAATATCGCTTCACCAACAAACACATATATAAAACCCTCCTGGATTTCGTCCTCTCCTCAGCATCCTATCTCACTGAGCCATAT GtctttttgttctgtttcacCATGAGTGACGATGGAAGCCACCATTTTTCTAATGAGCAAGGTTGGAGAATGGATGACGCTGACAAAATTCCGATCGAAGAGTATTCTCATACAGTCATTGATCTGGAGAACGAAGTGAATCGGGTCATGACCGAGGTCAATACAAATCCATCTCTAGCTTGA
- a CDS encoding uncharacterized protein (predicted protein), translating into MATTPSLQNNLGFRRVLQMVKPHSLEDTVEQVWQAIVISWFPSREGYIWSFKGPALVQNDIPNFSLIQVMKVSPNREEPEGWSEHLILLIECKRPSSDVPLSWDNTISTECHHVLSQNNNDSGQLFGIVAIGTKSRFYRFGGQASSDQLAQLHQGTFDMSEPTGIAQAESMMDYIKANA; encoded by the coding sequence ATGGCCACAACCCCATCACTGCAAAACAACCTCGGTTTCCGTCGAGTATTGCAGATGGTGAAGCCACACAGCTTAGAAGACACCGTTGAACAGGTCTGGCAGGCAATAGTGATCAGCTGGTTTCCCTCTCGTGAAGGCTACATATGGAGCTTCAAAGGTCCAGCGCTCGTTCAGAATGATATACCCAATTTTAGCCTGATTCAAGTTATGAAAGTATCACCGAATCGTGAAGAACCAGAGGGATGGTCCGAGCACCTGATCTTGCTAATTGAATGCAAGCGTCCATCCAGCGACGTTCCATTGTCGTGGGACAACACAATTAGTACCGAGTGCCATCATGTTCTCTCCCAAAACAATAATGATTCCGGGCAGCTGTTTGGGATAGTTGCGATTGGCACGAAGTCGAGGTTCTACCGATTCGGTGGCCAAGCATCATCTGATCAGTTGGCTCAACTTCACCAGGGCACCTTCGATATGAGCGAGCCCACCGGTATAGCACAGGCCGAGAGCATGATGGACTATATCAAGGCAAATGCCTGA
- a CDS encoding uncharacterized protein (predicted protein), translating to MLKAENVQPQTINSELLPTMPKNYRVQKKCDYAFYYHEDTQQVSDLYDALTCAGAGDVLSQTTDSHTKRRLLFSGLEVKHENGGKDEALAQLATWIVAGMENTRKLWSQSSEEVHSYRDLPPMVGWTIVGLDWYTWVTFGATNNGTDRLVCNSASTRFELD from the exons ATGCTTAAAGCGGAGAACGT GCAACCCCAAACGATCAACTCGGAGCTGCTCCCGACAATGCCGAAAAACTACCGCGTGCAGAAGAAGTGCGACTACGCGTTTTACTATCATGAAGATACCCAGCAGGTGTCTGATTTATATGATGCGCTCACCTGTGCGGGTGCAGGGGATGTGTTGAGCCAAACGACAGACTCACATACGAAGCGGCGGCTACTGTTTTCTGGGCTTGAAGTCAAACATGAGAATGGTGGGAAGGATGAAGCACTTGCCCAACTTGCTACTTGGATCGTGGCGGGGATGGAAAACACCAGGAAACTTTGGAGTCAATCCTCCGAAGAGGTACATTCGTATCGTGACCTGCCTCCCATGGTTGGGTGGACTattgttggccttgactgGTATACTTGGGTCACTTTTGGTGCTACCAATAATGGCACTGACAGGCTTGTTTGTAACTCTGCTTCTACACGGTTCGAGCTTGACTGA
- a CDS encoding uncharacterized protein (enoyl-CoA hydratase/carnithine racemase) — protein MSPSFQSEPPKTTHYRVSFPEPHIMLVTIDREKQRNSLPSYAHWEAHELFTWFDHEPSLLVAVVTGAGNKAFCAGQDLQEQNKKRGNEKTASQKALLTHPPTGFMGLSQRKGVKPVLAAVNGFALGGGFEICLNCDVVVASSTAEFGLPEAQVGLFAAAGGLPRLVRTCGMQVATELALTCRRISAQEALSLRLINRISKTPESLVEECLAIASRIVQLSPDAILATRQGLRAAWDNPSVQHATSQIREMYADRVVKGENFKIGVEAFVKKTKPQWVMPKI, from the exons ATGTCTCCATCGTTTCAGTCTGAACCACCCAAGACTACACACTACCGTGTGTCATTCCCCGAACCCCATATCATGTTAGTCACCATAGATCGTGAGAAACAACGAAACTCCCTACCCTCCTACGCGCACTGGGAAGCACATGAGCTCTTCACCTGGTTCGACCATGAGCCATCTTTACTTGTCGCCGTTGTCACCGGGGCCGGGAACAAGGCCTTCTGTGCAGGGCAGGACCTccaagaacaaaacaaaaaacgAGGGAATGAGAAAACGGCATCTCAAAAGGCTCTACTTACCCATCCCCCGACAGGGTTCATGGGACTAAGTCAGAGGAAAGGTGTGAAGCCCGTCCTGGCAGCCGTGAATGGGTTTGCTTTGGGTGGAGGGTTTGAAATTTGTCTCAATTG TGACGTGGTCGTTGCATCCTCAACGGCAGAGTTTGGGCTTCCAGAGGCTCAGGTCGGCTTGTTTGCGGCAGCTGGCGGTTTGCCCCGGTTGGTTCGAACATGTGGTATGCAAGTAGCCACGGAGCTCGCTTTGACGTGCAGAAGGATCTCTGCGCAGGAAGCTCTGAGTCTACGATTGATTAATAGGATCTCTAAGACTCCTGAGTCACTTGTAGAAGAGTGCCTGGCGATTGCATCCCGGATTGTGCAGTTGTCTCCCGACGCGATCTTGGCGACGCGACAGGGGCTCAGGGCAGCTTGGGACAATCCAAGTGTACAGCATGCAACATCGCAAATCCGTGAGATGTATGCTGATCGGGTGGTTAAAGGGGAGAATTTTAAAATTGGCGTGGAGGCATTTGTAAAGAAGACTAAGCCACAATGGGTGATGCCTAAGATTTAA
- a CDS encoding uncharacterized protein (predicted protein) translates to MSCQSPHLMYTILGVGVLHLNRISPGNKTRQFAETLFWQRAIKLYQAALTSNVTPQNVDALLSTCMFMGLTTLCPENIKPTDSWVLSDKPDAMNWLCLQSGIRCIITLAKPYLDSTIWASTFQEAHEDEVAFLEHIIKQGRDGLDPDLADLCGIDDSTTAKTNPYYEHLRLLTGLFELERNFENSAKCTSFMGKLTTDFLALLRRRDPPALVILAQWMGLMCTMSHWQPWIFGRLVTECIAICMYLEHDPDPRISRLLEFPASACGYSSRNSSKST, encoded by the coding sequence ATGTCCTGTCAGAGTCCGCATTTGATGTACACGATACTTGGAGTCGGTGTTCTTCACCTCAATCGCATTTCCCCCGGCAACAAAACGCGGCAGTTTGCAGAGACACTTTTCTGGCAGCGCGCTATTAAGCTATACCAAGCGGCACTTACCTCCAACGTTACTCCCCAGAATGTTGATGCCCTCCTGTCAACATGCATGTTCATGGGACTCACCACTCTCTGTCCCGAAAATATCAAGCCAACGGACTCGTGGGTATTGTCCGATAAGCCGGACGCAATGAACTGGCTCTGTTTACAGAGTGGGATCCGGTGTATAATAACCCTCGCTAAGCCGTACCTTGATTCCACCATCTGGGCCTCGACATTCCAGGAAGCCCACGAGGACGAAGTGGCATTCTTGGAGCACATAATTAAGCAAGGGCGGGACGGTCTCGACCCTGATCTGGCTGACCTCTGTGGGATTGACGACTCTACCACCGCCAAGACAAATCCATACTACGAGCATCTCCGGTTGTTGACAGGCTTGTTCGAACTAGAAAGAAATTTCGAAAACTCGGCCAAATGTACCTCCTTCATGGGGAAATTGACGACCGATTTTCTTGCGCTTTTGAGACGGAGAGATCCGCCAGCCCTTGTGATCCTGGCGCAGTGGATGGGTCTCATGTGTACCATGTCCCACTGGCAGCCGTGGATTTTTGGTCGACTTGTCACTGAATGCATCGCTATTTGCATGTACCTGGAACATGATCCGGATCCACGGATATCGCGTCTTCTGGAGTTTCCAGCTAGCGCCTGTGGGTATTCGTCTCGGAATAGTTCAAAGAGCACTTGA
- a CDS encoding intradiol ring-cleavage dioxygenase (predicted protein) — translation MHLTKFLLLSAATLAVAHPGEKHDPHVVKREIHARDALAARSKRGLDACATSEQATRLQQRNVARRARTVRELRSARGVTTSPKKWRRDSDDLAKWEAVNHNMTGLVDFTSETPESSVFGGNTSAILSPTITDGPYYVWGEVQRSNVKEDEYCDGVDVYLEVQYIDVNTCQPIPGAFVDIWNANATGVYSGISTSGNYAADGWDSTYLRGIQESDQDGVVTFETIFPGHYDGRATHTHLLTHLNASVHDNNGTLVVGTGSVAHIGQLFWNEVLRSAVEDTYPYTTNTQDITSNADDMWSIEQASSAYDPFPDYVYLGNDLKDGLFAWKQIGINVSADYTDNSYYSIAAYYDENGGHQNTDSAAFGGGSGSEGGMPSGSASGAIPSGTPM, via the exons ATGCATTTGACAAagttcctccttctctccgccGCGACGCTCGCAGTTGCGCATCCCGGCGAGAAGCATGATCCGCATGTGGTGAAGCGCGAGATCCACGCTCGCGATGCCCTCGCTGCCCGGTCCAAGCGCGGCCTTGATGCATGTGCCACTAGCGAGCAGGCAACGCGACTGCAGCAACGTAACGTCGCTCGTCGCGCCCGCACCGTCCGTGAGCTGCGCAGCGCCCGTGGCGTGACTACCA GTCCCAAGAAGTGGCGCCGTGACTCCGATGATCTGGCCAAGTGGGAGGCTGTCAACCACAACATGACCGGCTTGGTCGACTTTACTTCCGAAACGCCCGAGAGCTCGGTCTTCGGCGGCAACACCAGTGCCATCTTGTCCCCCACGATCACCGACGGGCCCTACTATGTCTGGGGTGAAGTGCAGAGGAGTAACgtcaaggaggatgagtACTGTGACGGTGTGGATGTGTATTTGGAGGTCCAATACATCGACGTCAACACTTGCCAGCCAATTCCAGGTGCCTTCGTTGATATCTGGAATGCCAACGCCACGGGCGTGTACAG TGGTATCTCTACTTCCGGCAACTACGCTGCGGACGGCTGGGATAGCACTTACCTGCGTGGTATTCAGGAATCTGATCAAGACGGTGTTGTGACCTTCGAAACCATTTTCCCAGGTCACTATGACGGCCGTGCCACACACACTCACCTCTTGACTCACCTTAACGCCTCTGTCCATGATAACAACGGCACCCTCGTTGTGGGAACCGGCAGCGTTGCACACATCGGTCAGCTGTTCTGGAACGAGGTTCTGCGCTCCGCCGTCGAGGACACCTATCCctacaccaccaacacccaGGACATCACTAGCAATGCTGATGACATGTGGTCCATCGAACAAGCCTCCAGTGCTTATGACCCATTCCCCGACTATGTGTACCTCGGTAACGACCTCAAGGATGGCCTGTTCGCCTGGAAGCAGATTGGCATTAACGTCAGTGCCGACTACACCGACAACTCGTACTACAGCATTGCTGCTTACTATGACGAGAACGGTGGCCACCAGAACACCGACAGTGCTGCTTTCGGAGGCGGTTCTGGTAGCGAGGGTGGTATGCCCTCGGGCTCTGCCTCCGGTGCCATCCCTTCAGGCACTCCTATGTAG
- a CDS encoding uncharacterized protein (predicted protein) has product MVRQLRRGQGRNGLILANGGILTYQHAICLSSRPPSNGIMYPNVQNAHQVAIEVPIPRVTHVAEGDAVIETYTVEFHRNGHPARGYIIGRLKTDGSRFVANHGNVTTLRELASLAEEQIGKEGYVVPELISGGRRRNLFYFAPKQSI; this is encoded by the exons ATGGTGCGTCAGCTTAGGAGAGGGCAGGGTCGGAACGGCCTGATCCTGGCAAATGGGGGTATTTTGACCTACCAACATGCCATATGCCTTTCCTCTCGCCCACCATCCAACGGTATTATGTATCCTAATGTCCAGAACGCGCATCAAGTCGCCATTGAGGTCCCCATTCCACGCGTCACTCATGTGGCGGAAGGAGATGCTGTAATTGAG ACGTACACGGTTGAGTTTCACCGAAATGGACACCCAGCGCGAGGATACATTATTGGTCGACTGAAGACAGACGGTTCTCGATTCGTCGCTAATCATGGAAATGTGACAACGTTGAGGGAACTGGCGTCGCTCGCAGAGGAACAGATCGGGAAGGAGGGCTATGTTGTTCCTGAGTTGATTAGCGGGGGTAGACGGAGGAACCTCTTCTATTTTGCACCTAAACAGTCTATCTAA
- a CDS encoding uncharacterized protein (predicted protein) has product MYGQINFELFSGSRLEEIKEELRANLNRLVPSYLNGASDILEVEKLTERLNVRWRSTQVSNNTKKQDDVAGSILDTLIEKNCRRHSGGLKASSTAGLPETQDSFLNSCLQLKTFIEGERTTASYTCGGCIPIVQATGPLDKHPRGSGPVNIFWSIGNSSARRVSLPLRADAEDASPAVLQHLITSCEPASFGRGQEDVMDLSYRRAGKLDPKNFATSFHPATFGIIETIEKVLLPGIVGETANRLRSRKIYAELYKMNIYSGPSGLFRSHVDTPRSQNQIGSLVVCLPVRFKGGSLLEGTKVERRGRQRSSFDNRSQVATIVRLGQGSSHETGIPRRRSSSTTHDLPRGLKGFDVVLYSIFQSLELHVQVLPVLENNGKYIPKDPKLGLKGKVKREGEIARRSRYIGEWGDDEYEFADELQPYLAKDEPLLVNPTNEVLPQASSREDIADIDPRWRLLRTTRRVGSMKKAISFARSKGLPYKEDSSYLEEGAQVGSCLRPYETTEWGQEMSLDEGLHGSRSQRTRRWRSVRSPMEMKLVSERDTRALLFSR; this is encoded by the exons ATGTATGGCCAAATCAATTTCGAATTGTTTTCGGGTTCCAGGCTAGAGGAAATTAAGGAAGAACTGCGAGCAAACTTGAATCGCTTAGTTCCTAGCTATCTTAATGGCGCATCGGATATtctggaggttgagaagttGACCGAGAGACTCAATGTCCGATGGCGTAGTACCCAGGTCAGTAACAATACCAAAAAGCAAGATGATGTTGCCGGTTCCATTTTGGATACTCTAATCGAGAAAAATTGTCGCCGACACAGTGGAGGTCTCAAAGCGTCTTCGACAGCTGGCTTGCCAGAAACGCAGGACAGCTTTCTCAACTCGTGCCTTCAATTGAAGACCTTCATTGAAGGGGAGCGAACTACTGCTTCTTATACATGTGGTGGTTGCATCCCCATCGTCCAAGCAACAGGCCCCCTTGATAAACACCCTCGAGGTTCTGGTCCTGTCAACATCTTCTGGTCTATTGGGAATAGCTCAGCGAGACGTGTATCGCTACCTCTTAGGGCAGACGCCGAAGACGCGAGCCCCGCAGTGCTACAACACCTGATTACCAGCTGTGAGCCAGCAAGCTTTGGTCGCGGACAAGAGGATGTCATGGATCTATCGTACCGAAGAGCCGGAAAACTAGACCCTAAAAACTTCGCAACAAGCTTCCATCCCGCCACGTTTGGAATTATCGAAACAATTGAGAAGGTGCTTCTTCCTGGAATAGTCGGCGAAACGGCAAATAGACTAAGGTCGCGCAAGATCTATGCGGAACTCTACAAGATGAAT ATTTATTCAGGGCCATCTGGGCTTTTCCGCAGCCACGTCGATACACCCCGCTCTCAGAACCAAATTGGTTCCTTAGTCGTTTGCCTTCCAGTGCGTTTTAAAGGCGGAAGTCTCCTTGAAGGCACCAAGGTCGAGAG ACGGGGCAGACAGCGTTCTTCATTCGATAATCGATCCCAAGTCGCTACCATTGTACGGTTGGGTCAAGGATCTTCTCATGAAACCGGGATTCCTAGACGACG CTCTAGCTCTACTACCCATGACCTCCCCAGGGGGCTTAAAGGGTTCGATGTGGTATTGTATTCCATTTTCCAGTCGCTGGAACTGCACGTGCAGGTTTTACCCGTTTTGGAAAATAACGGGAAGTACATCCCCAAAGATCCCAAGTTAGGACtcaaaggcaaagtcaaACGCGAAGGGGAAATCGCACGCCGATCTCGCTATATTGGCGAGTGGGGTGACGACGAGTACGAATTTGCCGATGAGCTCCAGCCATACTTAGCTAAAGACGAGCCCCTTCTCGTTAACCCTACTAATGAAGTACTCCCACAAGCCTCCAGTCGAGAGGACATTGCCGATATCGACCCACGATGGAGGCTCTTGAGGACGACACGACGTGTGGGGAGTATGAAGAAGGCGATTTCTTTCGCGCGAAGCAAAGGTCTCCCGTACAAAGAGGATAGTTCCTATCTGGAAGAGGGGGCGCAGGTTGGATCATGCCTGCGACCTTACGAAACGACAGAATGGGGGCAGGAAATGTCATTGGACGAG GGATTACATGGCTCACGGAGCCaaaggacgaggagatggcGTTCAGTCAGGTCACCTATGGAAATGAAGCTGGTATCGGAACGAGATACTCGTGCGCTGCTATTCTCGCGGTGA